One region of Stegostoma tigrinum isolate sSteTig4 chromosome 19, sSteTig4.hap1, whole genome shotgun sequence genomic DNA includes:
- the LOC125461453 gene encoding kinesin-like protein KIF3B, giving the protein MSKLKSSESVKVVVRCRPMNEKEIAGGFGRIVDIDAKLGQILVKNPKGGPGELPKTFTFDAVYDCNSKQVDLYDETFRPLVESVLLGFNGTIFAYGQTGTGKTYTMEGLRTDPERRGVIPNSFEHIFTHISRSQNQQYLVRASYLEIYQEEIKDLLAKDQTKRLELKERPDAGVYVKDLSSFVTKNVKEIEHVMNVGNQNRSVGATNMNEHSSRSHAIFVITVECSEIGLDGENHIRVGKLNLVDLAGSERQAKTGAQGERLKEATKINLSLSALGNVISALVDGKSTHIPYRDSKLTRLLQDSLGGNAKTVMVANIGPASYNCEETLTTLRYANRAKNIKNKPRVNEDPKDALLREFQEEIARLKAQLAKRGVGKRKKKNRKRQGGEGEDEIEDDDGDGEEDEGIKNEPEYWREQQEKLEREKKAIMDDHSLVAEEKQKLLREKEKKMGDVQREREASETLATKIKAMESKLLVGGKNIVDHTNEQQKMLEQRRQEIAEQKRREREMQQQMETQDEETLELKETYSSLQQEVDVKTKKLNKLFAKLQAVKAEIHDLQEEHIKERQELEQTQNELTRDLKLKHLVIENFIPLEEKNKIMNRAYFDDEEDQWKTQPITRIEGNQQMMKRPVSAIGYKRPLSSYAKMALISRSDPRYTAENILLLELDMPSRTTRDYEGPAIAPKVQAALEAALQDEDELQVDASTFDPLRSSSARKSKSRPKTGRKIGPSSVGSGTTLYPQSRGLVPK; this is encoded by the exons ATGTCCAAGTTAAAAAGTTCTGAATCAGTTAAGGTGGTTGTGCGATGTCGGCCAATGAATGagaaggaaattgcaggtggCTTTGGAAGAATTGTTGATATAGATGCAAAACTAGGTCAGATTCTGGTGAAAAACCCCAAAGGAGGCCCAGGTGAACTACCCAAGACTTTCACATTTGATGCTGTTTATGACTGCAATTCCAAACAAGTAGATTTATATGATGAGACCTTTCGGCCTCTTGTGGAATCTGTTCTCTTGGGTTTTAATGGGACTATTTTTGCCTATGGACAAACTGGAACGGGGAAAACCTACACCATGGAGGGCCTCCGCACAGATCCTGAAAGGAGAGGTGTCATCCCAAATTCCTTTGAGCATATATTCACGCACATTTCTCGATCACAAAATCAACAATATTTAGTAAGGGCATCGTACCTAGAGATTTACCAAGAGGAAATAAAAGATTTACTAGCTAAAGATCAAACTAAAAGGTTGGAGCTAAAAGAGAGGCCAGACGCTGGTGTATATGTCAAAGACTTATCTTCTTTTGTGACAAAAAACGTGAAAGAAATTGAACATGTTATGAATGTTGGCAATCAGAATCGATCCGTTGGTGCCACAAACATGAATGAACATAGCTCTCGTTCTCATGCCATCTTTGTTATAACAGTTGAATGCAGTGAAATTGGACTTGATGGAGAGAATCATATTCGTGTTGGAAAGTTGAATTTAGTAGACCTGGCAGGCAGTGAACGACAAGCAAAAACTGGAGCTCAAGGTGAACGGTTAAAAGAAGCAACAAAAATTAACCTTTCTCTGTCAGCATTGGGCAATGTAATATCTGCACTTGTGGATGGTAAAAGCACTCACATTCCCTATCGAGATTCAAAGCTAACTCGATTGCTTCAAGACTCATTGGGAGGGAATGCCAAGACTGTTATGGTGGCAAATATCGGTCCTGCTTCCTACAACTGTGAAGAGACACTTACAACACTACGATATGCAAATCGTGCCAAGAATATCAAGAATAAACCTCGCGTAAACGAAGACCCTAAAGATGCACTTTTGAGAGAGTTTCAGGAAGAGATAGCTCGCTTGAAAGCTCAACTAGCGAAACGGGGTGTTGGCAAGCGAAAGAAGAAGAATCGAAAGAGGCAAGGGGGAGAAGGAGAAGATGAAATTGAAGATGatgatggagatggagaagaGGATGAAGGAATTAAAAATGAGCCTGAATACTGGCGGGAACAACAAGAAAAactggagagagaaaagaaagccATCATGGATGACCACAGCTTAGTGGCTGAagaaaaacagaagctgttgCGAGAAAAGGAGAAGAAGATGGGagatgtgcagagagagagagaagcctcTGAGACTCTTGCCACTAAAATAAAG GCTATGGAAAGCAAACTTCTTGTAGGAGGCAAGAATATTGTAGATCACACTAACGAACAGCAGAAGATGTTGGAACAGAGACGTCAAGAAATTGCAGAGCAG AAACGCCGGGAGCGTGAGATGCAGCAGCAAATGGAGACTCAGGATGAAGAGACACTGGAGCTGAAGGAGACGTACAGTTCTCTCCAGCAAGAAGTGGATGTCAAAACCAAGAAGCTGAACAAG TTATTTGCTAAGCTCCAAGCGGTAAAAGCTGAGATTCATGATTTGCAAGAGGAACACATTAAAGAACGACAAGAGctggaacaaacacagaatgaACTCACCAGGGATCTCAAACTGAA GCACCTTGTAATTGAGAACTTCATTCCTTTGgaagaaaagaataaaataatgAACAGAGCTTATTTTGATGATGAAGAGGACCAGTGGAAGACCCAACCCATTACACGCATTGAAGG CAATCAGCAGATGATGAAGCGACCTGTATCAGCAATTGGATACAAGAGACCACTTAGTAGCTATGCAAAAATGGCTTTGATATCAAGATCAGACCCCCGATACACA GCTGAAAATATTTTACTATTAGAATTAGACATGCCCAGTCGAACAACTCGGGACTATGAAGGGCCAGCCATTGCACCAAAGGTACAGGCTGCGCTAGAAGCTGCTTTGCAGGATGAAGATGAGCTACAAGTAGATGCTTCTACATTTGATCCACTGAGAAGTAGTAGTGCACGAAAATCAAAGTCCAG GCCTAAAACTGGGCGAAAAATTGGCCCTTCATCAGTTGGTTCTGGAACCACGCTCTACCCACAGTCTCGCGGACTTGTTCCCAAGTAA